The following coding sequences are from one Amphiprion ocellaris isolate individual 3 ecotype Okinawa chromosome 19, ASM2253959v1, whole genome shotgun sequence window:
- the si:ch211-76l23.4 gene encoding uncharacterized protein si:ch211-76l23.4, whose translation MASSNLSVLLMLLAVAAVTVLAQRRRPATTSTTTDEWNYRDGSERVNMRGVSNLTQVLDNWRFDILNQMRGLLQNDHQSLLPDYARIQPLSEALDDLYKEFNALKSHLGDLTEKFAAIETFIDEVKAGRAANGGPAAAGPGPAPAPVPRQTSRRVMKKKATSSSSSTSTSN comes from the exons ATGGCCTCCTCCAATCTGAGcgtgctgctgatgctgctggccGTTGCTGCGGTAACGGTGTTGGCCCAGAGGCGGCGCCCGGCAACCACCTCGACGACGACGGACGAGTGGAACTACAGGGATGGCT CTGAGAGGGTGAACATGCGAGGCGTCTCCAACCTGACTCAGGTTCTGGACAACTGGAGGTTCGACATCCTGAACCAGATGCGAGGTCTCCTGCAGAACGACCACCAGTCGCTGCTGCCCGACTACGCCAG GATCCAGCCGCTGTCCGAGGCTCTGGACGACCTCTATAAGGAGTTCAACGCCCTCAAGTCTCACCTGGGCGACCTCACCGAGAAGTTCGCCGCCATAGAAACCTTCATCGATGAGGTGAAGGCGGGTCGAGCCGCCAACGGCGGCCCGGCTGCTGCTGGTCCTGGTCCAGCTCCGGCTCCGGTGCCCCGACAGACCAGCAGGAGGGTGATGAAGAAGAAggccacctcctcttcctcctccacctccacctccaactAA